The Helianthus annuus cultivar XRQ/B chromosome 16, HanXRQr2.0-SUNRISE, whole genome shotgun sequence genome includes a window with the following:
- the LOC110920124 gene encoding uncharacterized protein LOC110920124, with protein MAPPPPHRAVYGGALWLRLQHGNELHWHDRGNDQDIKVFWARIREKYFAAMGRGEYRTHDSLPGKWGAMRTKVSNFNNIYTNLVNNIGRKSGSSDVDVMIQAHTDYRLYHGHYFTMVTTWELLRKSPKWHLVPPFDPTRPRSKRSKSTSAIEPSGSDARTTINLNDDVDEFEEPEELPRSNGRDKSKAAAQGKSSSTPSDGPSKLNDFEASLNKIITIREKDQQMKMEKQIQKDMDFLARDLSNLAEEERVILEARKAQIQAKYI; from the exons ATGGCGCCACCACCCCCACACCGAGCGGTTTATGGAGGGGCGCTATGGCTCCGGCTCCAGCATGGTAACGAGCTCCATTGGCATGATCGAG gAAACGACCAAGACATAAAGGTATTCTGGGCTCGTATACGTGAGAAGTATTTCGCCGCAATGGGTCGTGGCGAATATCGAACGCACGACTCTTTGCCGGGAAAGTGGGGGGCTATGAGGACGAAGGTTAGCAATTTCAACAATATATATACTAATCTCGTCAACAATATTGGAAGAAAAAGTGGTTCGAGCGACGTGGATGTTATGATCCAAGCCCACACCGACTATAGATTATACCATGGGCATTACTTTACGATGGTAACTACATGGGAGCTTCTTCGCAAATCTCCCAAGTGGCATCTTGTACCACCGTTCGACCCAACCCGCCCTAGGTCTAAACGGTCCAAATCGACATCCGCTATCGAACCATCCGGGTCCGATGCTCGTACAACAATTAATCTAAACGACGATGTTGACGAATTTGAAGAACCAGAAGAGCTGCCTCGATCAAATGGTAGGGATAAAAGTAAGGCAGCGGCACAAGGAAAGTCTTCTTCAACGCCATCGGATGGCCCGTCAAAGTTGAACGACTTTGAGGCAAGTCTCAACAAAATAATCACGATTAGGGAAAAAGACCAACAAATGAAAATGGAGAAACAAATCCAGAAAGACATGGATTTTCTCGCAAGAGATTTGTCAAATCTAGCGGAGGAGGAGCGAGTCATTTTGGAGGCTCGTAAGGCACAAATTCAAGcgaaatatatatag